The proteins below are encoded in one region of Aeromonas jandaei:
- a CDS encoding ketoacyl-ACP synthase III — MKYANITGWGKCLPPSVLTNDDLSTIMDTSDEWIYPRTGIKQRRVSHVSTSDLATLAGRRALACAGLEASDLDGIILATATPDNLLPSAASAVQKKLGAVNAAVFDLNAACTGFVYSLSVATSLVQTGMMKKVLVIGAERLTYLLDWARRDTAVLFGDGAGAVVIEASEQECGLIANKLGCDSEAREILHVPNFGTDRVRFADIDGLFTFNFEGQEIFKRAVRGMGEATATVLSQAGVTPEQIDLIVPHQANIRIIETLAKRMNAPMDKVMVNIENYGNTSAATVPIALCEALEQGRVQPNSYLLTAAFGAGLTWGAAIIKWGDRVTPISKCEVELPPCDKSALELIAHAVEGCQKAHANEA, encoded by the coding sequence ATGAAATACGCCAATATCACAGGCTGGGGAAAATGCCTGCCCCCCTCCGTGCTGACCAATGACGACCTCAGCACCATCATGGATACGTCAGATGAGTGGATCTATCCCCGTACCGGCATCAAGCAGCGTCGGGTCTCCCATGTCAGTACCTCAGACCTGGCGACTCTGGCTGGCCGTCGCGCGCTGGCCTGTGCTGGTCTCGAAGCGAGCGACCTCGATGGCATCATCCTGGCTACCGCCACTCCGGACAACCTGCTGCCAAGCGCCGCCTCAGCAGTGCAGAAGAAACTTGGCGCCGTCAACGCCGCCGTGTTCGATCTCAACGCCGCCTGCACCGGTTTCGTCTACTCCCTCTCGGTCGCCACCTCGCTGGTGCAGACCGGCATGATGAAGAAGGTGCTGGTGATCGGCGCCGAGCGCCTCACCTATCTGCTGGACTGGGCCCGTCGCGATACCGCGGTACTGTTTGGCGATGGTGCCGGTGCAGTGGTGATCGAGGCAAGCGAACAAGAGTGTGGCCTGATTGCCAACAAGCTCGGCTGCGACAGCGAAGCGCGGGAGATCCTGCATGTGCCGAACTTCGGCACCGATCGGGTTCGTTTTGCCGATATCGACGGTCTGTTCACCTTCAACTTCGAAGGTCAGGAGATCTTCAAGCGTGCAGTGCGCGGTATGGGCGAAGCGACTGCTACCGTTTTGTCTCAGGCTGGAGTGACCCCCGAGCAGATCGATCTGATCGTCCCCCATCAGGCCAATATCCGCATCATCGAAACCCTCGCCAAGCGGATGAATGCGCCGATGGATAAGGTGATGGTCAACATCGAAAACTACGGCAACACCTCGGCCGCCACCGTGCCCATTGCCCTGTGCGAGGCACTGGAGCAGGGCCGTGTCCAGCCAAACTCCTATCTGCTGACCGCCGCCTTCGGTGCCGGCCTGACTTGGGGAGCTGCCATCATCAAGTGGGGTGATCGTGTTACCCCTATCAGCAAGTGCGAGGTTGAACTGCCGCCGTGCGACAAGAGCGCGCTGGAGCTCATCGCCCATGCAGTGGAAGGGTGCCAGAAAGCCCACGCCAACGAAGCCTGA
- a CDS encoding LysR family transcriptional regulator, with protein sequence MLRANLNLLPTLKVLLETRNISRAAELLHLSQPSISKQLAQLRSEFDDELLVREGQRWLLTPRAEALAAQLADSLGALERLYEAPGFDPSRCERVFRLASSDYVAQHILPDICAALAKEAPLAAMEYSLWDKRQLPQLWQSELDLVSTITEQVPDQIRGLHQGEDRLAVLMGRHHPLAGKALSLDDYLAWPHLQVSGGGDKDSPVEQVLAPQGVSRRWFARVPFFQAAVEVLLRTDCLMTTPAHIAWQLSCNHELTFVDLPFATCDQQYHLLWHQRHHQDPAHRWFRELAYPFLRDHLQRTVGESRKLLDHGG encoded by the coding sequence TTGCTCAGAGCCAATCTCAATCTGCTGCCCACCCTCAAGGTGCTGCTGGAGACCCGCAATATCAGCCGCGCCGCCGAGTTGCTGCACCTGAGCCAGCCCTCCATCAGCAAGCAGCTTGCCCAGTTGCGCAGCGAGTTTGACGACGAGTTGCTGGTGCGGGAGGGGCAACGCTGGCTGCTGACGCCACGGGCCGAAGCGCTGGCAGCCCAGCTGGCGGATTCTCTCGGTGCGCTGGAGCGGCTCTACGAGGCGCCCGGATTTGACCCGAGCCGCTGTGAGCGGGTATTTCGGCTCGCCTCTTCTGATTATGTGGCCCAGCATATCCTGCCCGATATCTGCGCCGCGCTCGCCAAAGAGGCGCCGTTGGCGGCGATGGAGTACAGCCTGTGGGACAAACGTCAGCTACCGCAACTGTGGCAGTCCGAGCTTGATCTGGTCTCCACCATCACCGAACAGGTGCCGGATCAGATACGCGGCCTGCATCAGGGGGAAGATCGGCTGGCGGTGTTGATGGGACGCCATCACCCGCTGGCGGGCAAGGCGCTGAGTCTCGATGACTATCTCGCCTGGCCTCACTTGCAGGTGAGTGGGGGAGGCGACAAGGACAGTCCGGTTGAGCAGGTGTTGGCGCCGCAGGGAGTGAGTCGGCGCTGGTTTGCCCGAGTCCCCTTCTTTCAGGCTGCGGTGGAGGTGTTGCTGCGCACCGATTGCCTGATGACCACCCCGGCCCATATCGCCTGGCAGCTCTCTTGCAACCATGAGCTCACCTTTGTCGACTTGCCCTTTGCTACCTGCGACCAGCAGTATCATCTGCTGTGGCACCAGCGCCATCATCAGGATCCGGCCCACCGCTGGTTTCGCGAGCTGGCCTACCCATTCCTGCGGGATCACCTGCAACGTACCGTCGGCGAGAGTCGCAAGCTGCTCGATCACGGCGGTTAG
- a CDS encoding LysE family translocator yields MELTSWLALAAICVMGAISPGPSLALIIRNTVQGGQGHGVATALGHGLGVGIYALVTALGLSILITQTPILFDLIRYGGAAFLAWLGVKALLAKPASGEASEEAHQLRGRQGAFEGFMVAFLNPQLAVFFIALFSQFVRADTGWSEGGIMMLTAGGIDAVWYVLVALVLSRGPVLAWLKAKSFVIDKVSGLVLLGLALKVVI; encoded by the coding sequence ATGGAACTGACGAGTTGGCTGGCACTGGCCGCAATCTGCGTGATGGGCGCTATCAGCCCGGGGCCGAGTCTGGCACTGATCATCCGCAACACTGTGCAGGGCGGGCAGGGGCACGGCGTCGCCACCGCGCTCGGCCACGGCCTCGGGGTTGGTATCTATGCGCTGGTAACCGCGCTTGGCCTCTCGATCCTGATCACCCAGACCCCTATCCTGTTTGATCTGATCCGCTACGGCGGTGCAGCGTTTCTTGCTTGGCTCGGGGTGAAAGCCCTGCTGGCAAAACCAGCCAGTGGTGAAGCGAGTGAAGAGGCGCACCAGCTGCGTGGTCGGCAAGGGGCCTTTGAAGGTTTTATGGTGGCCTTCCTCAATCCCCAGCTGGCGGTCTTCTTCATCGCCCTGTTCAGCCAGTTTGTGCGGGCCGATACCGGCTGGAGCGAAGGGGGAATCATGATGCTCACCGCGGGCGGGATCGATGCCGTCTGGTACGTGCTGGTGGCGCTGGTGCTCTCCCGCGGGCCGGTGCTGGCATGGCTCAAAGCCAAATCCTTTGTCATCGACAAGGTGAGCGGGCTGGTGCTGCTCGGGCTGGCACTCAAGGTGGTTATCTAA
- a CDS encoding peptidase U32 family protein → MHQNKHPLSHNNRLELLAPAKNLAYGIEAINHGADAVYMGGPAFGARSAAGNTIEDIEALARHAHRFGAQVFVAFNTLLHDHELEQARRLTHQIYEAGADALIVQDMGLLALDLPPIALHASTQTDNRTPEKVKFLQDVGFSQVVLARELSLAQIREISAATNVQLEFFIHGALCVSYSGQCNISHARTGRSANRGECAQLCRLPCSLQKPDGEVLVADSHLLSLKDMDQTDNLEALIEAGIRSFKIEGRLKGLDYVKNVTAWYRQKLDAILDSRSDLVAASAGRCSYSFTPDPKKSFNRGSTDYFLHGRQQGIDSTKSPKYVGEPLGRVTKVTRDGIEIDGKQVTLNNGDGLGFFKPNNELVGMRLNKVEGKQLLLSERMPGLKVGTEIYRNHDQAFSKMLEKASADRRIRVDMVLAECDEGVSLTLTDEQGISAAVTLPCDKQPANNPERALQQARDQLGKLGNTLFVARKIELVVTRPLFIAASQLNGLRRDGIAALEAARVASYQRPERRIALRDINYPQHRLSYLGNVLNSAAEKFFHEHGVERIAPAYEANKEEREVVLMITKHCIRYSQNLCPNEVPGLKAEPLELKMGKDTFRLRFDCNRCEMHVMGSLKK, encoded by the coding sequence ATGCACCAGAACAAGCACCCGTTAAGCCACAACAACCGGTTGGAGCTGCTGGCTCCGGCCAAGAACCTCGCCTACGGCATCGAAGCCATCAACCATGGCGCCGATGCCGTCTACATGGGCGGCCCTGCCTTTGGCGCCCGCAGCGCGGCGGGCAACACCATCGAAGATATCGAAGCGCTGGCGCGCCACGCCCATCGCTTCGGTGCCCAGGTCTTTGTCGCCTTCAACACCCTGCTGCACGATCACGAGCTGGAGCAGGCCCGGCGCCTGACCCACCAAATTTATGAAGCCGGTGCCGATGCGCTCATCGTCCAGGACATGGGGCTGCTGGCGCTCGATCTGCCACCCATCGCCCTTCATGCCAGTACCCAGACTGACAACCGCACGCCGGAGAAGGTGAAATTTCTGCAGGATGTGGGCTTCTCTCAGGTGGTGCTGGCGCGCGAACTGTCGCTGGCGCAGATCCGCGAGATCAGTGCGGCGACCAATGTGCAGCTGGAGTTTTTTATCCACGGCGCGCTCTGCGTTTCCTACAGCGGCCAGTGCAACATCAGCCATGCCCGTACCGGCCGCAGTGCCAACCGCGGCGAGTGTGCCCAGCTCTGTCGCTTGCCCTGCTCGCTGCAAAAGCCGGATGGCGAAGTGCTGGTGGCCGACAGCCACCTGCTGTCACTCAAGGATATGGATCAGACCGACAACCTGGAGGCGTTGATCGAGGCGGGGATCCGCTCCTTCAAGATCGAGGGGCGACTCAAGGGGCTCGACTACGTCAAGAACGTCACCGCCTGGTATCGGCAGAAGCTGGACGCCATTCTGGATAGCCGCTCCGATCTGGTGGCCGCCTCGGCGGGTCGTTGCAGCTACAGCTTCACGCCTGACCCCAAGAAGAGCTTCAACCGCGGCAGCACCGACTATTTCCTCCATGGCCGCCAGCAGGGGATCGACTCCACCAAAAGCCCGAAATATGTGGGCGAACCGCTGGGGCGCGTGACCAAGGTGACCCGTGACGGCATCGAGATTGATGGCAAACAGGTCACCCTCAACAACGGCGACGGTCTGGGCTTCTTCAAGCCGAATAACGAGCTGGTGGGGATGCGCCTCAACAAGGTCGAAGGTAAGCAGTTACTCCTGTCAGAACGCATGCCGGGGCTGAAGGTGGGGACAGAAATCTACCGCAACCACGATCAGGCGTTCAGCAAGATGCTGGAGAAGGCGAGCGCGGATCGCCGCATCCGGGTCGATATGGTGCTGGCAGAGTGCGATGAGGGCGTGAGTCTCACGCTCACCGACGAGCAGGGCATCAGCGCCGCGGTGACGCTTCCCTGTGACAAACAACCTGCAAACAATCCGGAGCGGGCGCTGCAACAGGCGCGGGATCAACTTGGCAAGCTCGGCAATACCCTGTTTGTGGCGCGCAAGATTGAGTTGGTAGTAACGAGGCCGCTATTTATCGCCGCATCACAGCTCAACGGCTTGCGCCGGGATGGCATCGCTGCGCTGGAGGCGGCGCGTGTGGCCAGTTATCAGCGCCCCGAGCGACGCATCGCCCTGCGGGATATCAACTATCCCCAGCACCGTCTCTCCTACCTTGGCAACGTGCTGAACAGCGCGGCCGAAAAGTTCTTCCATGAGCACGGGGTGGAGCGCATTGCCCCCGCCTATGAAGCGAACAAGGAGGAGCGGGAAGTGGTGCTGATGATCACCAAGCACTGCATCCGCTACAGCCAGAACCTCTGCCCGAACGAGGTGCCCGGTCTCAAGGCCGAGCCGCTGGAGCTCAAGATGGGTAAAGACACCTTCCGTCTGCGCTTTGACTGCAACCGCTGCGAAATGCATGTGATGGGCAGTTTGAAGAAGTAA